Proteins encoded in a region of the Cydia pomonella isolate Wapato2018A chromosome 3, ilCydPomo1, whole genome shotgun sequence genome:
- the LOC133515800 gene encoding scavenger receptor class B member 1-like isoform X2 has product MMKMWQNPTYKLYADIWMFNYTNVPEYLSGKEKTIRVEEVGLFHYQELRTNENITINDKDGTLTIMPKIVLKFLPEESIDDTKNVNLYIPNIALIAISTVAADHLPYLANSGLYLSAKTMGSKLFTTMNVHEFFWGFKDPVVTVAHKLFPGWIDFDSIGLLDRFYAETPTKVVLEMRDEATRYSINSWGGSGGIPQQGYTDLNSSTSCNRIKGSYEGLMISPHMTRDKVIPLYRRQACRIFPLTYVKDMNGYSGLDYYRYEVAKDAFSRSSSFACNCTSNCLPDGFVDISGCYYGFPISLSKPHFMDVDPVQASYYTGMNPDPEKHTTKIDVEPILGVPLSFYSKIQVNMAVRTSPGNPLTSPLKDKVLPLVWLQLYCKEPPADVIQLLRLRLIIAPPLVITIEVLLFLVGFFLGVQGAYRLIRPKYKIKEVRQDSKVIRRRSSIRRTSLIINIAENKCFREDDEREAVSLLGDPRELQEFISRS; this is encoded by the exons ATGATGAAGATGTGGCAGAACCCCACGTACAAGCTGTACGCGGACATCTGGATGTTCAATTACACCAACGTACCGGAGTACCTGTCGGGGAAGGAGAAGACGATCCGGGTGGAAGAGGTGGGGCTCTTCCATTACCA AGAGCTACGGACAAACGAGAACATCACCATCAACGACAAGGACGGAACGCTCACCATAATGCCGAAGATCGTGCTGAAGTTCCTTCCCGAAGAATCGATCGACGACACCAAGAATGTCAACTTGTATATACCTAACATCGCtttaatt GCCATCAGCACGGTAGCAGCAGACCATTTGCCCTACCTCGCCAACAGCGGCCTCTATCTGTCCGCCAAGACTATGGGCTCCAAGCTGTTCACCACCATGAATGTGCACGAGTTCTTCTGGGGCTTCAAGGATCCCGTGGTCACGGTTGCGCATAAACTGTTCCCGGGCTGGATCGACTTTGACTCCATTGGACTGTTGGATCGG TTCTACGCCGAAACCCCAACGAAAGTGGTGCTCGAAATGAGAGATGAGGCCACTCGTTACTCCATCAACTCTTGGGGCGGCTCAGGAGGCATCCCCCAGCAGGGTTACACGGATTTAAATAGCAG TACTTCGTGCAACCGTATAAAGGGGTCGTACGAGGGTCTGATGATCTCGCCGCACATGACGAGAGACAAAGTCATTCCCCTGTACAGACGGCAGGCCTGCCGGATCTTCCCTCTCACATACGTCAAGGATATGAACGGATACAGCGGGCTCGATTATTACAG ATACGAGGTTGCTAAGGATGCTTTCAGTCGAAGCTCGTCCTTTGCATGCAACTGCACTTCGAACTGCTTGCCTGACGGATTCGTCGATATCAGCGGCTGCTACTATG GTTTCCCGATATCGCTATCCAAGCCCCATTTCATGGACGTAGACCCGGTGCAAGCCAGCTACTACACAGGCATGAACCCAGATCCTGAAAAACACACCACCAAAATTGATGTCGAACCT ATCCTGGGCGTCCCCCTATCTTTTTACTCAAAGATTCAAGTGAACATGGCGGTCCGCACTTCGCCTGGGAACCCTCTGACCAGCCCGCTCAAAGATAAGGTCCTGCCCCTGGTGTGGCTGCAATTG TACTGCAAGGAACCCCCAGCAGATGTCATCCAGCTACTCCGCCTGCGTCTGATCATCGCGCCACCTCTGGTCATCACCATCGAAGTCCTCCTCTTCCTCGTTGGCTTCTTCCTCGGCGTCCAAGGCGCCTACCGCCTCATAAGGCCCAAGTACAAGATCAAGGAAGTACGACAGGACTCTAAGGTCATCAGGAGAAGAAGCAGTATCAGGAGGACTAGTCTTATAATCAATATTGCTGAGAACAAATGCTTCAGGGAGGACGATGAGAGGGAGGCTGTCTCGCTCCTTGGGGATCCTCGGGAGCTGCAGGAGTTTATAAGTCGTTCGTGA
- the LOC133515800 gene encoding scavenger receptor class B member 1-like isoform X1, with product MTIQNVPSKGRMSIIKFQNFTIQRRQPVIRLVYGFLLVVIAIIMVLIDPIQKFTEWKTQIKNDSYVMKMWQNPTYKLYADIWVFNYTNVPEYLSGKEKTIRVEEVGPFHYQELRTNENITINDKDGTLTIMPKIVLKFLPEESIDDTKNVNLYIPNIALIAISTVAADHLPYLANSGLYLSAKTMGSKLFTTMNVHEFFWGFKDPVVTVAHKLFPGWIDFDSIGLLDRFYAETPTKVVLEMRDEATRYSINSWGGSGGIPQQGYTDLNSSTSCNRIKGSYEGLMISPHMTRDKVIPLYRRQACRIFPLTYVKDMNGYSGLDYYRYEVAKDAFSRSSSFACNCTSNCLPDGFVDISGCYYGFPISLSKPHFMDVDPVQASYYTGMNPDPEKHTTKIDVEPILGVPLSFYSKIQVNMAVRTSPGNPLTSPLKDKVLPLVWLQLYCKEPPADVIQLLRLRLIIAPPLVITIEVLLFLVGFFLGVQGAYRLIRPKYKIKEVRQDSKVIRRRSSIRRTSLIINIAENKCFREDDEREAVSLLGDPRELQEFISRS from the exons AAAACTCAAATAAAGAACGACTCGTACGTGATGAAGATGTGGCAGAACCCCACGTACAAGCTGTACGCGGACATCTGGGTGTTCAACTACACCAACGTGCCGGAGTACCTGTCGGGCAAGGAGAAGACGATCCGGGTGGAAGAGGTGGGGCCCTTCCATTACCA AGAGCTACGGACAAACGAGAACATCACCATCAACGACAAGGACGGAACGCTCACCATAATGCCGAAGATCGTGCTGAAGTTCCTTCCCGAAGAATCGATCGACGACACCAAGAATGTCAACTTGTATATACCTAACATCGCtttaatt GCCATCAGCACGGTAGCAGCAGACCATTTGCCCTACCTCGCCAACAGCGGCCTCTATCTGTCCGCCAAGACTATGGGCTCCAAGCTGTTCACCACCATGAATGTGCACGAGTTCTTCTGGGGCTTCAAGGATCCCGTGGTCACGGTTGCGCATAAACTGTTCCCGGGCTGGATCGACTTTGACTCCATTGGACTGTTGGATCGG TTCTACGCCGAAACCCCAACGAAAGTGGTGCTCGAAATGAGAGATGAGGCCACTCGTTACTCCATCAACTCTTGGGGCGGCTCAGGAGGCATCCCCCAGCAGGGTTACACGGATTTAAATAGCAG TACTTCGTGCAACCGTATAAAGGGGTCGTACGAGGGTCTGATGATCTCGCCGCACATGACGAGAGACAAAGTCATTCCCCTGTACAGACGGCAGGCCTGCCGGATCTTCCCTCTCACATACGTCAAGGATATGAACGGATACAGCGGGCTCGATTATTACAG ATACGAGGTTGCTAAGGATGCTTTCAGTCGAAGCTCGTCCTTTGCATGCAACTGCACTTCGAACTGCTTGCCTGACGGATTCGTCGATATCAGCGGCTGCTACTATG GTTTCCCGATATCGCTATCCAAGCCCCATTTCATGGACGTAGACCCGGTGCAAGCCAGCTACTACACAGGCATGAACCCAGATCCTGAAAAACACACCACCAAAATTGATGTCGAACCT ATCCTGGGCGTCCCCCTATCTTTTTACTCAAAGATTCAAGTGAACATGGCGGTCCGCACTTCGCCTGGGAACCCTCTGACCAGCCCGCTCAAAGATAAGGTCCTGCCCCTGGTGTGGCTGCAATTG TACTGCAAGGAACCCCCAGCAGATGTCATCCAGCTACTCCGCCTGCGTCTGATCATCGCGCCACCTCTGGTCATCACCATCGAAGTCCTCCTCTTCCTCGTTGGCTTCTTCCTCGGCGTCCAAGGCGCCTACCGCCTCATAAGGCCCAAGTACAAGATCAAGGAAGTACGACAGGACTCTAAGGTCATCAGGAGAAGAAGCAGTATCAGGAGGACTAGTCTTATAATCAATATTGCTGAGAACAAATGCTTCAGGGAGGACGATGAGAGGGAGGCTGTCTCGCTCCTTGGGGATCCTCGGGAGCTGCAGGAGTTTATAAGTCGTTCGTGA